The genome window TTTGCGACATCCGCGATTCATTGGCGGACTATTCCAGCCTCGATGCCAAGGTTTACGGCATCAGCGTGGACAGTCCTTTCTCCCAGGAAGCTTTTGCGAAGGCGAATGGCTTGAACTTCCCGCTCTTGAGCGACTTCAACAAGGAGGTTTCCAAGGCTTACGACGTGCTTTTCGAAGACCTTCTCGGTTTCAAGGGCGTTTCGAAGCGTTCCGCCTTTGTGATCAACAAGGAAGGGGAGGTCGTCTACTCCGAGTCGAGCGACGATCCCAAGAAGCTTCCTGACTTTGCCGCAATTAAGGCAGCCCTCGCCTAAGGCGCGGATTACGCTTTGACCGGGGCGGCTCTCCACTGGGCCGTCCTGTTTTTGTAGGCACGCATTTCCACAATTCCATTCCGAAATAAAAAGACCGACGCGATTCAAATGAGCGAACTTCCGAACCCGCTGAACTCCCTGAAATCTTTTGACTCTGGCCTCGACGGCAAGTCGTACTACTACTCGCTTCCGTCTCTGGAGGAGAGCGGAATCGGCCCGATTTCCAAGCTGCCGGTATCCATCCGGGTCGTACTTGAATCGGTGCTTCGCAATTGCGACGGCAAGCGGGTCAAGGAGGAGGACGTCAAGACCTTGGCTAACTGGAACGCCGCAGATCCTGCCAAGGTTGAAATTCCATTCGTGCTTTCTCGCATTGTCCTGCAGGACTTCACGGGAGTGCCGCTTTTGGTGGACTTGGCTGCCATGCGCTCCGCGGTGGCGGATCTCGGCAAGGACTCGTCGATGATCGAACCGCTCGTGCCAGTCGATCTCGTGGTTGACCACTCCGTGCAGGTGGACAAGTCCGGCACGGCGGACTCGTTCCTGCAAAACATGGCCATCGAGTTTCAGCGCAACATGGAGCGCTACGAGTTCCTGAAGTGGGGCCAGCAAGCGTTTGAGACCTTCCAAGTCGTTCCGCCGGGGATTGGCATCGTCCACCAAGTCAATCTCGAGTACCTTGCGAAGGTTGTTCACGCCAAGGAAGTGGAGGGAGGGCAGGTCTTCTTCCCTGACACCCTTGTGGGAACCGATTCGCACACGACCATGATCAATGGACTAGGGGTCGTCGGCTGGGGCGTTGGCGGTATCGAGGCTGAGTCCGGCATGCTCGGGCAGCCGGTCTACTTCCTAACTCCGGAGGTGATTGGGGTGAATCTCAGTGGCGAGCTGAAGGAAGGCGTCACCGCGACCGACCTGACGCTGCGTATCACCCAGGTGCTGCGCGAGCAAAAGGTGGTCGGCAAGTTTGTAGAGTTTCACGGAGCTGGGGCTCGCAACCTATCGCTGGCCGACCGGGCCACCATCGCCAACATGGCTCCCGAGTATGGGGCAACCATGGGGTATTTCCCGGTAGACGAGAAGTCCTTGCAATACTTGGAATCCACCGGGCGAGACCCTCGGCACGTCGCTTCGGTGAAGGCTTACCTCGAAGCCCAGGATTTGTTTGGCATTCCGGCTGCGGGCGAGCTCGACTACACGCAGGTGGTCGATATCGATATGTCCTCCATCGAGCCAAGCGTGGCGGGCCCGAAGCGTCCGCAAGACCGGATCGACGTCAAGGATCTCAAGGGAGCCTTCGAACGTCTCTTTACCCAAAGCGCGAGCGACGGAGGTTTCGGTCGCGATGCTGCGGATCGCGACGTGAAAGTGACTGTCGAATCTGACGACGCGATGAACGGTCATCAGATCGGACATGGGTCCGTGTTGATCGCGGCGATCACTTCTTGTACTAATACTTCGAACCCAAGCGTCATGTTGGCTGCGGGCCTGCTGGCGAAGAAGGCTGTTGAAAAAGGGCTTTCCGTCGCTCCCACGGTGAAGACCTCCTTGGCCCCGGGGTCGCGCGTGGTGACCGATTACTTGGCGGAGACTGACCTTCAATCCTCGCTGGACGCGCTCGGATTTAACCTGGTGGGCTACGGTTGCACGACTTGTATCGGCAATTCCGGACCGCTGGCCGATCCCATCGAGACGGCGATCGCCAAGGGCGAGCTGGTGGCGGCATCCGTTCTCTCGGGTAATCGCAACTTCGAGGCTCGCGTGCACGGTTCCATCAAGTCGAACTTCCTCATGTCGCCCCCTCTGGTAGTGGCCTACGCCCTAGCGGGGCGGGTGGACATCGATCTCTTCGAAGACCCCCTTGGTGAGGACAAGGATGGCAAGCCCGTCTACTTGAAAGAGATTTGGCCGACCAATGCTGAAATCGAGGCCGAAGTTGCCAAGGGGCTGAAGCCGGAGATGTTCCAGCGACAGTACTCGGACGTGGCAAGCGCCAATCCCGAGTGGCTGAAGATCGAGTCCTCCACTGGAGACCTTTACGATTGGGACGACAGCTCCACCTATATCCATCGCCCGCCGTTCTTCGATGGATTTTCCATGGAAGTGGGCTCCATCCAGCCGATCAAGGGCATGAGGCCACTTGCAATCCTAGGCGATTCGGTCACGACCGACCACATTTCTCCGGCGGGCGCCTTCAAGGCAGAAACGCCGGCCGGCCAGTTCCTGCAGTCGCGTGGCGTGGAGCCCAAGGATTTCAATTCCTACGGCAGCCGTCGCGGCAACGACTTGATCATGACTCGGGGAACGTTCGCAAACGTTCGCGTCAAGAACCTCATGGCGGACGGCAAGGAAGGCGGATTCACCAAAGTCATGCCGGAAGGCGAGCCGGCCACCATTTTCGACGCCAGCAAGGTTTACCAGGAACGGGGCACGCCCTTGATTGTATTCGCCGGAATCGACTACGGCATGGGCAGTTCGCGCGACTGGGCGGCGAAAGGGACGAACCTGCTAGGCGTCAAAGCGGTCGTGGCCCGTAGCTACGAGCGTATCCACCGCTCGAACCTGATTGGCATGGGAGTGCTCCCGCTCGAGTTTTTCGACGGGCAAAGCGCCCAGTCATTGGGGCTGGACGGCAGCGAAATCGTTTCCCTTCCGGGCCTCGGCGACGACCTCAAGCCAGGGCAGTCTCTCACCGCAGTTATCGAACGCGCCAACGGCGACGTCGAAGAAGTTGAAATGAAGGTGCGAGTGGATACAGATATTGAGGTAGAATATATTCGCAACGGTGGTATTCTCCCGTATGTTTTGCGGGACATCATCAAAGCGGCCAACTAAACATCACATAGAGTCGTCACCTGCGTTACCCATATTGCGCGTTTGAAGTCATGCCTGAAGACAATCCTGTTTTTCTAGTCGATCCTTATTCATCCCCCGTCGCCGTACGGATCGCTGGTCGTGCCTCTTTCCAGAACGTAGTTCCTCTCAAGGAATTCCTCAAGAACTCCTACGCGGCTGGCAAGAGGGACTTCGTCTTCGATTTCAGTCAGTGTACGGGAATGGACAGTACCGTTCTTGGCGTATTGGCGGGTTGCGCTTTGGAGCTGCGACGTTTGGAGCCGAAGGGGTCGCTGGTGCTTTCTCGGCTCAACGATAGGAATCTCGAGCTGGTGAAGAATCTTGGCCTGCATCGGATTGCCACAGTCGATGCGGGTGAGGAGGGGCTTGCGACGGGAGTTGGCGCTACGACCGCTCTCAGCGCGAAGCAGCTCAACGAGTTGGAAAACGCTCGCCTCTGCCTCGAGGCTCACGAGAACTTGATCGCTGCGGATTCGGAGAATCAGGAGAAATTCCAGGACGTCATCGCCTATTTGAAGAACCGGGTCGAAGACGAAGCCTAAAGAGGCTTTTCCACTGTTTGCGGGGCTGCGGGCTCATCCGCGGTGGCGCGCAATTCAGTTTCGCTTTCTCTCGACCTCATGCGATCGGCTGTCACGCTCGCAGGCTGTCAATTGCACCCCAATGAGCCTGCTGTTTCCCTTCGTTTTGCTTGTCGTCGGTTGCCTGTTTGGCTGGCTCTACTTTCGCGAGGTCAAACGGAGTTCCGAATATTTGGAGCGTGCTCAGCTTGCTCAGCAGGAGAAGCTGATCGTGGCGGATTTCATGCACGACATGGTGCAGGCCCTAGGTGACGAGCTTACGAAAGAAGAGCTGTTTCAGCGAATCGTGCACGCGGCCGTGGTGGGCACGGGAGCATTGAGCGCATGCGTTTTCGAGAAAACGGACCGGGGAACGCTCCGCAGCGTAGCGGTAGAAGGCTTGTTTCCGCCGCATCGCCCCTTGCCTCCACATGTGCGAGACAAGATCGCCACGCGGGCCAAGTTCATCGAAAGCGTGCTGAAAACGGAGGAATTTCCGGTCACAGAAGGCGTGGCTGGGGAGGTCTTCCGAACGCGGACAACGGTTTTGGTCAAGGACGGGAGGACGGACGAGCGGGTGGTGCGGCACAGCGATTCGTCGCTACGCGTCACGACAGCCATTTGCGCTCCCATCGTCTTTCGCGACGAAGTTCTGGGGGTGCTCGCCGTTTGCAATTCTGCTGACGGGGCTCCGTTTACCCCCACCGACCAATCCGTTGTTCAATCGCTTGGGGAGCAGGCCGGCATCGCTATTCGCAACAACACCTTCCTCAGGCTGATGATGGAGCGCAAGCAGATCGATATCGACCTAGGCTTGGCGAGAAGTATCCAGCTGATGCTTTTGCCTCAAGAGCTGCCGGAGATCGAGGGGGTGCAAATCGATGCTCAGTACGTATCCTCCCATACAATCGGAGGCGACTTGTATGATGTGATCTCGTTGGGACAGCGTAGGTTCGCTGTTGCAGTGGCCGATGTATCTGGAAAGGGGATACCGGCTTCCATCGTCATGGCGATTTGCCGTACCAATTTGCACCGCATCGCCCAAATGGAAGAATCTCCAAAGAAGGTTTTGGGACTTCTCAATGATGTGATGGTGGAGGAGATTAAAGGGGACGTCTATGTGACCGTTCTTTATGCTGTGGTGGATCTCGAGGTCGGAATGATCACCTACGCTCGAGCGGGCCATGAGCGTCCTTTGCTCTGCTCCCACGATAAGGCTCGAGGCCTATCTAACGCGGTATTTCCTGATAGCGAGGGGTTTCCGGTCGGGATGGTCTCTAGCGACGCTTTTCGGGATTTCATCGAAGAGAAAACGCTTCCGTTCAGTGAGGGGGACATCTTTATGGCATTCACTGACGGGGTGATCGAAACTTCCAACGCGAGTGGCAAGGAGTTCTCTGCTGCTCGCTTGGCTGACTCCGTTAAGTCGAATCGTAGGGAAGCCGCCTCGGAGGTGAGCCGAAAGTTGTTGGAGTCGTTGAGGGGGTTCAGCGGAAAGGGAAGTTACGATGACGACCTCACGCTGGTTACCGTCAAGCGACTTTAGTTTTCTTTTGTTGTACCCGTAGCCTGAATACTCCAGCTGATCTTTATGAAAAAAGCCGCGATATGTATGCTTTCCTCTGTAATCGCCTGCGTCTCCCAGGTCCGTTCCCAGTCAGTGAGCGAGTCCGGTGAGATGGACGATGATCCACCCTCTTGGAAAGACGTGGTTAGGACCTATGAGCCTTTGTATGTTGGATACACCTTTGACGAGGACGACCAGGCGTTCTTGGACTTCTCTCTCTCCGTCATCACTCCAGCTTCCATCGTGTTTCCGTGGGAGTCGTGGAATCCTAGCAACAAGTTCCCCGTTGAAGGGCAGGATTATGACAAACCCGACCTGTTCCCGTATCAGCCGAGACTCTATCTAGCGTTTAGCGGGAGGGCGGGGCAGTACATTGGAACGCGTGAATCTTCGCCTGTTGTGGGAAAGCGCTTCAATCCTCTGCTGAGCGCTCGCTGGTGGCAGAAGCGGGGCGATTTGACTTCTACGGAGGACGCTGGCTACGGCTTGCATGACTATTTTGAGTTGTCTTACGGGCACGAGTCCAATGGTCAGCGCATCGGCGACCTCGTTGACCCGCAGACTCCGGAGGAAGCTGCCATGGGGCGGGAGCGTTTTGAGGCTTTGCAGCAGGAGTATCTGCTGGTTGACGGAGATGCCAGCATTGCTCGAGATGAGCTCAGCCGAGGATGGGATTATTTGGGAGCCCGTTGGGCGAGTAGTTGGAAGGTTGATACGGGACGCTTCTTTCTCCTGCTCGACGGCCGCTACTACTTGAAAGACGGGCTGCTGCAGGACGGTACGGAAGAATACAACCTGTGGGAAAACGATAGCGATTGGTTGGCTCGGTACGATGGGGAGATTCGGCGTAACAAGGTGGACGGCCTGAGGGCTAGCATTCGTTACCAGTCGAAGAGCTTGGATTGGTTTTTCGATGCCAACGAGATCATGCTCGAATTGAGGACGGGTTACAACGATCCCTTCGAGCGGGTCACAGCGCGGATTGAACTTGGTTTTAAATATACCTCCTTGTGGTATCGTTACGGATACAACAGCGATCTCGTCGATTACTATCGCAAGGACAGCTCTTGGGGAGTGGCGATTAAGATACGCTCCTTTTGAGGGCGTCAGGCTGGAGTTGCTCTTGGCCGGCAATCAGAGTCCTTTTTGCTGAGGGGCCAAGCTGTCATTTATGTTGGGTGGCGGGACAATAAAAAAGCCCCCACCGCGAGGTGGAGGCTTCTTTGAAAAAGCTTTGCTAGTTGCGAGGACTAGAAAGTGAAGAGCGCTTCGAGCGCGAACTCGGTAGCGTCGCCACTCCAGTAGTCGACTTGGCTCACTTCAGAGACGATAGCGAGGTTATCGTTAACGGCGTGGATGTAAGCGGCGGTGTACTTCTTGAAGTCTTGGTTATCCAAGCTAGTGCCTTCGCGAACGTCGTTTGCGCTGGCGCGAGCGGTGAAGGTACCCTTGTCGCCAACTGCAACCGAGTACATCAGGAGCCACTGGTCGATTTCTGTCCAACCGTCGGAGTAGTCGTTGTACTCGAACGCGAAAGTGGAGGAACCAACTTCGTAGGAGCTCCAGAAGTTGATGAGCTCGCGGTCTTCCATGCCAGCGTTGGCGGAGTCAATCGCGTAGCCGAGGAAGAAAGTCCAACCATCGGCAGGAGTGAGAACGAGCTTGGTCTCGATGCCCATGTCGAAGTCGTCGGCGTCGTTGTTGATGGAACCGTCGTCGTCGTAGACAGAGTCGACGAGGGCGAGTCCGAGGGATCCCCAGTCGTCGCTGAAGTCGATGGTCACACCGTTGTGGTAACCTGGGATGGTTGTGCCGTAGGCGTAGGAGTACTGGTAGAGGCCAGTTGGCTCCGCCGTTTCCCAGCCCATATAGCTGAGGAACTTACCAGCGGTGATGGATGTGCCTTCGCCGAGGTCGTAGGTGATGAAGGCTTGCTCGAGGTCGATCTCGTTGGCGTCGCCGCGCTGGTAGTCGAGGTCGACTTGTCCTGTGATCTCGTCGAAGGAGAAGAGGAAGTCGAGTTCCATCTGGTCAAGGTCGAACGATGTGGAATCACCGTCGTCCGTGTCAGCGTGGAAGAGCGACATGTCTAGGAAACCTGTCACGGACAGGTTGTCGTTGATTTCGATCTGGCCGTAAAGGGCAGAGCTAGATAGCAGCGCGCCGGCCGCAGTTACACTTAGTAGTTTGTTCATTGATCTGAGTTTTTTAGGTAGTGACGCTTGTAGCTGGGCTACTCGCGAAGAGGTCGTAGAATTAACAGTTTGTAAGTGCTCGTTTCCGAACGAGTCGCCGTTCAAGCAAATTGATTGCCAACCCAAGGGTTTGATAAAATTTCTCCTAAAAATTTTAGATATGAAAATTTCTGCTCAAATTCATGCAGAGCATAAAGGATATTTTTCACATTCTGGCGATAGAGAGCAGGAATTAGAAAGCCTAATGAAAGCAATCAAATGAAGTTATGTATTCCCCTGGTATCTTTTTGCATGTCAGCGAGTTGAGTTATCTGCCCTTGGCTGGATGCTTTGCTTTCTCTCGTTTGCGTCGGGATGCGAATCGCTAGCGAGGCAGGGGGCTTTTCCGGCAAGCAAAAGGCCTCCACCGACAGCGGTGAAGGCCAATTTTGAAACTCGTGCTAGTTGCGAGGACTAGAAGGTGAAGAGAGCTTCGAGAGCGAACTCAGTGGAGTCGCCTCTCCAAGTGCCCATATCGACTTGGCTCACTTCGGAGACGATGGCGAGGTTGTCGTTAACCGCGTGGATGTAGGCTGCGGTGTACTTGGTGTCCTCGTCTTCGCGTTGGCCGGAACCGACCATTGCGGAAGCGGCGAGGCTGGTGTAGTCGCGCTTGTCATTGCTGATACGAGCGGTGAAGGTACCCTTGTCGCCAACTGCAACGGAGTACATCAGGAGCCACTGGTCGATATCGCGGTAACCGTCGGAGTAGTTGTTGTATTCAGCTGCGAAGGTGGAAGCTCCAACTTCGTAGGATCCCCAGAAGTTGATGAGCTCGCGGTCCTCAACGCCAGCGTTTGCGGAGTCGATGCCGTAGCCGAGGAAGAAGGTCCAGCCGTCCGCGGGAGTGAGAACGAGCTTGGTCTCGATGCCCATGTCGAAGTCGTCGTCGTCGTTGTTGATGGAACCGTCGTCGTCGTAGACGGAGTCTACGAGAGCGAGTCCGAGGGATCCCCAGTCATCGCTGAAATCGATGCTAACGCCATTGTGGTAACCTGGGATAGTTGTGCCGTAGGCGTAGGAGTACTGGTAGAGGCCAGTTGGCTCCGCCGTTTCCCAGCCCATATAGCTGAGGAACTTGCCAGCGGTGATGGATGTGCCTTCGCCGAGGTCGTAGGTGATGAAGGCTTGCTCGAGGTCGATCTCGTTGGCGTCGCCGCGCTGGTAGTCGAGGTCGACTTGTCCTGTGATCTCGTCGAAGGAGAAGAGGAAGTCGAGTTCCATCTGGTCAAGGTCGAACGATGTGGAATCGCCGTCATTGTTGTCAGCGTGGAAGAGCGACATGTCTAGGAAGCCTGTCACCGACAGGTTGTCGTTGATTTCGATTTGGCCGTAGAGAGCGGAGCTGGAGAGCAGTGCGCCGGCCGCAGTTACACTTAGTAGTTTGTTCATTGATCTGAGTTTTTTAGGTAGTGACGCTCGCAGCTAGGCTACTCGCGAGGAGATTGGGTGAAGGTAGGTGCTTGTGACCGTATGTCGGGCTGTTCGGTATCAGCAAATTAATTGCCAATAAGGGTGTTTGATAAAAAAATCAGAAAGATAAGGAGGTCATGAAAATTTCTGCTCAATTTCATGCAGAAGATAAAGGGTATTTGTCATACAACTTGCCTCTGGGACGCGGAAGTTAGGTACAAAGCACTAGATGATCAAGCATTAACGCTTGATCATCTAAGGGGTTCGGGACGGTGCCCCTAACTTACAGTTGAGTAAGCTTATCGGGGATCGATTATTCTTCGCTTGCGGCAGTGTCCCCGGTCGCTTCAGGGGTGGTTTCGCCCTCTGTCGTCGCGTTTGGGTCGGCTGCCTCCTCGGCGTTTTCCTCTTCGTCTTCGACGATTCGAGCAATTCCGAGCAGCTTGTCACCTTCGTTGAGGTTGATGCAACGTACGCCCTTGGTGATGCGGCCAATCAGGTTGATGTCGGCAACGCGAGTGCGGACAGCTTGCCCGTTTTTGGTAAGCATCATGATCTCGTCGTTTTCGCGGACGGCGAGGGCTCCAGCGACACCGGAAGTCTTGGCGGCGATCACGCCGCTGCCGCCGCGTTTCTGGAGCGGGAACTCGTCGAACACGGTGCGCTTGCCTTGGCCGTTGATGCCGCAGATGAGCAGGGCGGATTCGTTGTCGACCACTTCCATCGCTTGAGCGTAGTCCTTGTCGGACAGCTTTACGCCGCGAACGCCGCGGGTGGCGCGGCCTTGCTCGCGCAGGTCCGACTCGTGGAAGCGGATGGACTTTCCGAGGTGGGTGACGATGACGAGCTCGCTGTCGCGATTGGTCAGCTTAACTGTGATGAGGGAATCGCCCTCGTCGATGTTGATGCCGATGATGCCGCCCTTGCGGAAGTTCTTGTAGGCCGCTAGATTGGTTTTCTTAACCGTGCCGTGCTTGGTGCACATGACCAAGTTAAAGTCCTCTGAGATCTCCTTCACGCAGATCATGGCGGCGATCTGCTCGTCCTTCTGCAACTGTAGCACGTTGTTGATGCTGCGGCCCTTGGAGGTGCGGGAGCCTTCGGGGAGCTCGTATACTTTTTCCACATACACGCGGCCGTTGTTCATGAAGAACATGATGGTGTCGTGCGTGTTAGCGGTGAAGATATGCTCGATGAAGTCTTCGTCGTAGGTGTTGCCGCCTTGTACGCCCTTGCCGCCACGTTTCTGGGTGCGGAACTCGGAGTCGGAGACGCGCTTGATGAAGCCCTTGTGGGAGATGGTGATGAAGCACCCTTCCTTGGGCGTCATGTCCGCCTTGGAGATGTCACCTTCGTAGGGGACGATTTCGCACTTGCGAGGGCTGGTGTACTTCTCCTTCAGCTCGAGCAGCTCATCCTTGATGATGGAGAGGAGCTTGTATTCATTTTCCAATATGGAACGGAGCTCTTCGATGAGCTTGAGGAGTTCGGCGTACTCTTCCTCGATCTTGTCTCGTTCCATGCCGGTGAGCTGGTAGAGGCGCAGGTCGAGGATGGCCGTTACCTGGCGGTCGGAGAGCGGGTACTTTTCTTGGAGGCGAGTCTTGGCTTCGTCGCGGTTGGCGGACGAACGGATGATCTTGATGAAATCGTCCAGGTTATCGAGGGCGATCTTGTAGCCTTCGAGGATGTGGGCGCGGTCTTCGGCCTTCTTGAGACGGAAGGCGGTGCGGCGATAGATGACGTCGCGGCGATGATCGATGTAGCAGTTGATCATCTCCTTCATGTTCATCTGCTTGGGCCGCTTGTTGTCGAGGGCCAGCATGTTGACGCCGAAGGAAGACTCGAGGGCGGTCTTCTTGTACAGCTTGGAGATGATGACCTCGGGGAATTCGCCACGCTTGAGCTCGATGACGATGCGGGTGTTTTCGTCGGACTCGTCGCGCAGGTCGGAGATGCCTTCGATTTCCTTGGTGGATACGAGTTCGGCGATCTTGGTGACGAGGGAGGCTCGGTTTACGTTGTAGGGGATCGTCGAGATGATGATTCGCTCGCGATCACCACTATCCATTGGCTCGGATGTAACCGCTCCGCGCATACGCACGATACCGCGGCCGGTGTGCATGTATTCGTCGATGCCCTTGCGTCCAATAATGCGGCCGCCGGTCGGGAAGTCGGGGCCTTGGATGAGCTCGCCGAGTTCGCCAATGGTGATGTTCGGGTTGTCGATCTGGGCGCAGATGCCGTCGATGAGCTCGTCGAGGTTATGCGGCGGAATGTTGGTCGCCATGCCGACCGCGATACCGGTGGAACCGTTCATGAGAAGGTTCGGTAGTCCTGCGGGCAATACAGAGGGTTCAGTGGTGGACTCCTTGTAGTTGGGCACGAAGTCGACGGTGTCTTCGTCGATGTTGCGGAGGAGGTCCTCGGCGATCGCGGTGAGGCGAGCTTCGGTGTAACGGTAAGCCGCTGGGGAGTCGCCGTCGACAGACCCGAAGTTGCCTTGCGGATCGATGAGCGGGTAGCGCATGACCCAATTTTGAGCCATGCGGACGAGGGTGTCGTACACGGAGGAGTCGCCGTGCGGGTGGTAGTTCTTCAGAACTTCACCGACTACACCGGCGCACTTGTCGAAGGCACGATTGTGGAGCAAGCCTTCGCGAAGCATAGCGTAGAGGATGCGGCGCTGTACGGGCTTGAGGCCGTCCCGGGCATCGGGGAGAGCGCGGCTGACGATGACCGACATCGAGTAGTCGATGTAGGCGGTCTGCATGATGTCCGTGATGCTAGTGGATGAGATTCTTTCGTTGGAAATGTTTTCCATGGAGAGTGATTATAAAGTGGATACGGTTTTGGGTTAATCGCGGCGCAAGGCCGCATCCCACAAGGTTTACACGTCGAGGTAGGAGACGTTGAGGGCGTTGTCTTCGATGAACAGGCGGCGTGGGGCGACTTCTTCTCCCATGAGGATGGTGAAGAGCTCGTCGGCCTTGGCGGCGTCGTTGATGTTAACCTTCAGTAGTCTACGCTTGGATACGTCCATGGTGGTTTCGTAGAGCTGCTTGGGGTTCATTTCACCGAGACCCTTGTATCGTTGGATGCTGAGGCCTTTGCGTCCGGACTTCCGTATTTCGTCGAGGATGGCCATGTTGGAGAAGATCTCGATGGTGTTCTCGCTCTTTGAGCCGACGTTTTCCGTGAAGGTGTAGACAGGCTCTTCCGAAGTGACGAATTGGTCGAGGTTCAGGCCGATGTTC of Pelagicoccus enzymogenes contains these proteins:
- a CDS encoding redoxin domain-containing protein translates to MAIATGTKAPDFTLKSKNDEGLADVTLSANYGSSATVLLFFPLAFTSVCEAELCDIRDSLADYSSLDAKVYGISVDSPFSQEAFAKANGLNFPLLSDFNKEVSKAYDVLFEDLLGFKGVSKRSAFVINKEGEVVYSESSDDPKKLPDFAAIKAALA
- the acnA gene encoding aconitate hydratase AcnA; this encodes MSELPNPLNSLKSFDSGLDGKSYYYSLPSLEESGIGPISKLPVSIRVVLESVLRNCDGKRVKEEDVKTLANWNAADPAKVEIPFVLSRIVLQDFTGVPLLVDLAAMRSAVADLGKDSSMIEPLVPVDLVVDHSVQVDKSGTADSFLQNMAIEFQRNMERYEFLKWGQQAFETFQVVPPGIGIVHQVNLEYLAKVVHAKEVEGGQVFFPDTLVGTDSHTTMINGLGVVGWGVGGIEAESGMLGQPVYFLTPEVIGVNLSGELKEGVTATDLTLRITQVLREQKVVGKFVEFHGAGARNLSLADRATIANMAPEYGATMGYFPVDEKSLQYLESTGRDPRHVASVKAYLEAQDLFGIPAAGELDYTQVVDIDMSSIEPSVAGPKRPQDRIDVKDLKGAFERLFTQSASDGGFGRDAADRDVKVTVESDDAMNGHQIGHGSVLIAAITSCTNTSNPSVMLAAGLLAKKAVEKGLSVAPTVKTSLAPGSRVVTDYLAETDLQSSLDALGFNLVGYGCTTCIGNSGPLADPIETAIAKGELVAASVLSGNRNFEARVHGSIKSNFLMSPPLVVAYALAGRVDIDLFEDPLGEDKDGKPVYLKEIWPTNAEIEAEVAKGLKPEMFQRQYSDVASANPEWLKIESSTGDLYDWDDSSTYIHRPPFFDGFSMEVGSIQPIKGMRPLAILGDSVTTDHISPAGAFKAETPAGQFLQSRGVEPKDFNSYGSRRGNDLIMTRGTFANVRVKNLMADGKEGGFTKVMPEGEPATIFDASKVYQERGTPLIVFAGIDYGMGSSRDWAAKGTNLLGVKAVVARSYERIHRSNLIGMGVLPLEFFDGQSAQSLGLDGSEIVSLPGLGDDLKPGQSLTAVIERANGDVEEVEMKVRVDTDIEVEYIRNGGILPYVLRDIIKAAN
- a CDS encoding STAS domain-containing protein codes for the protein MPEDNPVFLVDPYSSPVAVRIAGRASFQNVVPLKEFLKNSYAAGKRDFVFDFSQCTGMDSTVLGVLAGCALELRRLEPKGSLVLSRLNDRNLELVKNLGLHRIATVDAGEEGLATGVGATTALSAKQLNELENARLCLEAHENLIAADSENQEKFQDVIAYLKNRVEDEA
- a CDS encoding PP2C family protein-serine/threonine phosphatase — encoded protein: MSLLFPFVLLVVGCLFGWLYFREVKRSSEYLERAQLAQQEKLIVADFMHDMVQALGDELTKEELFQRIVHAAVVGTGALSACVFEKTDRGTLRSVAVEGLFPPHRPLPPHVRDKIATRAKFIESVLKTEEFPVTEGVAGEVFRTRTTVLVKDGRTDERVVRHSDSSLRVTTAICAPIVFRDEVLGVLAVCNSADGAPFTPTDQSVVQSLGEQAGIAIRNNTFLRLMMERKQIDIDLGLARSIQLMLLPQELPEIEGVQIDAQYVSSHTIGGDLYDVISLGQRRFAVAVADVSGKGIPASIVMAICRTNLHRIAQMEESPKKVLGLLNDVMVEEIKGDVYVTVLYAVVDLEVGMITYARAGHERPLLCSHDKARGLSNAVFPDSEGFPVGMVSSDAFRDFIEEKTLPFSEGDIFMAFTDGVIETSNASGKEFSAARLADSVKSNRREAASEVSRKLLESLRGFSGKGSYDDDLTLVTVKRL
- a CDS encoding outer membrane beta-barrel protein is translated as MNKLLSVTAAGALLSSSALYGQIEINDNLSVTGFLDMSLFHADTDDGDSTSFDLDQMELDFLFSFDEITGQVDLDYQRGDANEIDLEQAFITYDLGEGTSITAGKFLSYMGWETAEPTGLYQYSYAYGTTIPGYHNGVTIDFSDDWGSLGLALVDSVYDDDGSINNDADDFDMGIETKLVLTPADGWTFFLGYAIDSANAGMEDRELINFWSSYEVGSSTFAFEYNDYSDGWTEIDQWLLMYSVAVGDKGTFTARASANDVREGTSLDNQDFKKYTAAYIHAVNDNLAIVSEVSQVDYWSGDATEFALEALFTF
- a CDS encoding porin, with protein sequence MNKLLSVTAAGALLSSSALYGQIEINDNLSVTGFLDMSLFHADNNDGDSTSFDLDQMELDFLFSFDEITGQVDLDYQRGDANEIDLEQAFITYDLGEGTSITAGKFLSYMGWETAEPTGLYQYSYAYGTTIPGYHNGVSIDFSDDWGSLGLALVDSVYDDDGSINNDDDDFDMGIETKLVLTPADGWTFFLGYGIDSANAGVEDRELINFWGSYEVGASTFAAEYNNYSDGYRDIDQWLLMYSVAVGDKGTFTARISNDKRDYTSLAASAMVGSGQREDEDTKYTAAYIHAVNDNLAIVSEVSQVDMGTWRGDSTEFALEALFTF
- the gyrA gene encoding DNA gyrase subunit A yields the protein MENISNERISSTSITDIMQTAYIDYSMSVIVSRALPDARDGLKPVQRRILYAMLREGLLHNRAFDKCAGVVGEVLKNYHPHGDSSVYDTLVRMAQNWVMRYPLIDPQGNFGSVDGDSPAAYRYTEARLTAIAEDLLRNIDEDTVDFVPNYKESTTEPSVLPAGLPNLLMNGSTGIAVGMATNIPPHNLDELIDGICAQIDNPNITIGELGELIQGPDFPTGGRIIGRKGIDEYMHTGRGIVRMRGAVTSEPMDSGDRERIIISTIPYNVNRASLVTKIAELVSTKEIEGISDLRDESDENTRIVIELKRGEFPEVIISKLYKKTALESSFGVNMLALDNKRPKQMNMKEMINCYIDHRRDVIYRRTAFRLKKAEDRAHILEGYKIALDNLDDFIKIIRSSANRDEAKTRLQEKYPLSDRQVTAILDLRLYQLTGMERDKIEEEYAELLKLIEELRSILENEYKLLSIIKDELLELKEKYTSPRKCEIVPYEGDISKADMTPKEGCFITISHKGFIKRVSDSEFRTQKRGGKGVQGGNTYDEDFIEHIFTANTHDTIMFFMNNGRVYVEKVYELPEGSRTSKGRSINNVLQLQKDEQIAAMICVKEISEDFNLVMCTKHGTVKKTNLAAYKNFRKGGIIGINIDEGDSLITVKLTNRDSELVIVTHLGKSIRFHESDLREQGRATRGVRGVKLSDKDYAQAMEVVDNESALLICGINGQGKRTVFDEFPLQKRGGSGVIAAKTSGVAGALAVRENDEIMMLTKNGQAVRTRVADINLIGRITKGVRCINLNEGDKLLGIARIVEDEEENAEEAADPNATTEGETTPEATGDTAASEE